The following proteins are co-located in the Nocardioides piscis genome:
- a CDS encoding serine/threonine-protein kinase, with product MSAPVIAGFTFVEHLGSGGFADVFLYEQQWPRQRVAVKVVRPDVPLNEREKQLFTAEANAMARLADHPYIVSVITAGMTQDGGRPYLVMRYCPPPDLGLRVRSNPMAPADAVSTGIKLASAIETAHRSGIIHRDIKPSNVLVTTYHEPALTDFGIAGHLADVEGESDVRISYPWSPPEMLDGRSNGSVASDVYSLGATIWHLLVGRSPFSIPAGDNSTRALSARILHAPPPATQRPDVPPALDRLLQQCLAKNPAHRPQSALDLARSLQQVEAAAGWARTSVAVEGDRLDTSVQALAPEHEEDRTVMKAVTVISASSPRRVAAAQVAQQPEDRPRGRTTSVVWGVIGVVAASAIVAGLVLSGGRDKPTKPAVAPTTGTPSPLIADTLTKPPTLTGVREGREVTFRWDSRESVDAGDEWIWQEVGRQGFRRTTKRAATIRSAGEVCLEVRQVRGSDESPTANDCVR from the coding sequence GTGAGTGCCCCGGTCATCGCTGGGTTCACGTTCGTCGAACACCTGGGCAGCGGCGGTTTCGCGGACGTCTTCCTCTACGAGCAGCAGTGGCCGCGTCAACGGGTCGCGGTCAAGGTCGTACGACCCGACGTCCCCCTCAACGAGCGGGAGAAACAGCTCTTCACGGCCGAGGCCAACGCCATGGCGCGACTGGCCGACCACCCCTACATCGTCTCGGTGATCACCGCTGGGATGACGCAGGACGGCGGTCGTCCCTACCTCGTGATGCGCTACTGCCCACCACCCGACCTCGGGCTGCGTGTGCGCTCCAACCCGATGGCCCCCGCCGATGCGGTGAGCACCGGGATCAAGCTGGCCAGTGCCATCGAGACCGCCCACCGGTCGGGGATCATCCACCGCGACATCAAGCCGAGCAACGTGCTCGTGACGACCTACCACGAACCGGCGCTGACCGACTTCGGGATCGCCGGGCACCTCGCGGACGTGGAGGGAGAGAGCGACGTACGCATCTCCTATCCGTGGTCTCCCCCGGAGATGCTCGACGGACGGTCCAACGGTTCGGTCGCCTCCGACGTCTATTCGCTCGGTGCCACGATCTGGCACCTGCTCGTGGGACGCTCCCCTTTCTCCATCCCTGCCGGCGACAACTCGACGCGGGCGCTCAGCGCGCGAATCCTGCACGCCCCTCCCCCGGCGACGCAGCGACCGGACGTCCCACCTGCCCTCGACCGGCTGCTGCAGCAGTGCTTGGCCAAGAACCCGGCACACCGTCCGCAGAGCGCACTGGACCTCGCGCGCAGTCTCCAGCAGGTCGAGGCGGCGGCTGGCTGGGCGCGCACCAGCGTCGCGGTGGAGGGCGACCGACTCGACACCTCCGTGCAGGCGCTCGCGCCGGAGCACGAGGAGGACCGGACCGTCATGAAGGCGGTCACGGTGATCTCTGCGTCGTCTCCCCGCCGCGTCGCCGCGGCCCAGGTCGCCCAGCAACCGGAGGATCGACCGCGGGGCCGCACGACGTCGGTGGTGTGGGGGGTGATCGGCGTCGTCGCAGCGTCGGCGATCGTCGCAGGGCTGGTCCTCAGCGGCGGCCGCGACAAGCCCACCAAGCCAGCAGTCGCTCCGACCACCGGCACCCCGTCACCGCTCATCGCAGACACGTTGACCAAGCCTCCGACCCTCACGGGGGTCCGGGAGGGGCGCGAGGTGACGTTCCGGTGGGACAGCCGCGAGTCGGTCGATGCCGGCGACGAGTGGATCTGGCAGGAGGTGGGGCGTCAGGGTTTCCGGCGCACCACCAAGAGGGCCGCCACCATCAGGTCAGCGGGCGAGGTGTGCCTCGAGGTCAGGCAGGTGCGTGGTTCGGACGAGTCGCCCACGGCCAACGACTGCGTCCGCTGA
- a CDS encoding FHA domain-containing protein: MGMEIRYAVGDGLLLGAGDLWVLMSDPGDDGVVEDVWAVVSGARPGDAPATERVLAITEKAFDEGFLALAMVDLSPGAAMSVSRGRGHVRISGADRILSLDGGEGSPPQSGLRRLVGGVVGASHVSLRPIAHRVAPPAERATIPPPPPDGVLIDGIPDAILAATGPDGPPPRPRRRQGADTDPDTGSRTDTTEPDPAFTARISQGAHTTIQPALTTTPSTPAGSSADDDGSTVHRPGPRAHLRQTPPQMVLARSCPDGHLTPADRATCRTCRQPVAPQEPREVPRPPLGGLRLPTGEVVPLDRGVVLGRKPAPLENSNDWPHLVHLPADHTFVSRMHLHIELSGWDVLARDLDSRGGTMLTMLGRPPERMRSGEAYVLEPGAVLDLAEVYEVRFEVGTVVGR; the protein is encoded by the coding sequence ATGGGGATGGAGATCAGGTATGCCGTCGGCGACGGCCTGCTGCTCGGCGCTGGGGACCTGTGGGTCCTCATGTCCGATCCGGGCGACGACGGGGTCGTCGAGGACGTGTGGGCGGTCGTCTCCGGCGCTCGGCCCGGCGACGCACCAGCCACGGAGCGAGTGCTGGCGATCACGGAGAAGGCCTTCGACGAGGGCTTCCTGGCCCTGGCCATGGTCGACCTCTCCCCCGGTGCTGCGATGTCGGTGTCCCGAGGTCGCGGACACGTCCGCATCTCGGGCGCCGACCGGATCCTGTCCCTCGACGGCGGAGAAGGTTCACCTCCCCAGTCGGGCCTGCGACGACTGGTCGGCGGCGTCGTCGGTGCCAGCCACGTCTCGCTGCGACCGATCGCCCACCGCGTCGCGCCCCCAGCGGAACGCGCGACCATCCCTCCTCCACCGCCGGACGGAGTGCTCATCGACGGCATCCCGGACGCGATCCTGGCTGCCACCGGACCGGACGGGCCTCCCCCACGACCGCGGCGGCGCCAGGGCGCCGACACCGATCCCGACACTGGTTCACGCACGGACACCACCGAGCCCGACCCTGCCTTCACGGCCCGCATCTCGCAGGGCGCGCACACCACGATCCAGCCTGCGCTGACGACGACGCCGTCGACGCCTGCCGGGTCCAGCGCCGACGACGACGGATCCACCGTGCATCGGCCCGGGCCCCGCGCACACCTGCGCCAAACGCCTCCACAGATGGTGCTCGCTCGCAGCTGCCCCGACGGTCACCTGACGCCGGCCGACCGGGCCACCTGCCGCACCTGTCGCCAGCCCGTGGCGCCGCAGGAGCCCCGCGAGGTGCCTCGACCGCCGCTCGGGGGGCTGCGACTGCCCACCGGGGAGGTCGTGCCCCTCGATCGCGGAGTGGTGCTGGGCCGCAAGCCGGCACCGTTGGAGAACAGCAACGACTGGCCGCACCTCGTGCACCTGCCGGCCGACCACACGTTCGTGTCACGCATGCACCTGCACATCGAGCTGAGTGGGTGGGACGTGCTGGCGCGCGACCTCGACTCGCGTGGTGGCACCATGCTCACCATGCTTGGACGACCGCCCGAACGCATGCGTTCAGGTGAGGCCTACGTCCTCGAGCCAGGGGCCGTGCTGGACCTGGCTGAGGTCTACGAGGTCCGGTTCGAGGTCGGCACGGTGGTGGGCCGGTGA